cacgccattactaccgctgggACTCTGCGGGACGACGGGCACAATCTTCGCAGGGCCAAGGACGGAGCCCAGGACGACAgtgacgcgcgccgccttcccacagtacactttctacagtgttcgaccactataCCCGcaattcgggggaaaacgacgacttccgcgcccctacactcctgtacgccgcccctccttacaactataaaaggagagggtgggcttccttttgcGCAGGCTGATCGACTCTCTCCAATCAAAGGTTGGAAGTAAGTTCTCTGAACTCCCCCTCAGAGGACTCTCAGCacgactgagcactcatctcaaccaactccacctctagcagagacttgggagcttctctccctctctcgcctcgcttgtatcccctactacgagcacttcgggtgcaagataatacagtgccctcgcacaccccctttgctggacgtacggccccgcggccggaaccaggataaaaccgtgcgttactgtgattgcctcttgcatcatcatctgggacgaggaaacacgcagcatttactaatttACTAGTTGAGattcaggccccacgggtcggaACGCCGATACTGCTGCAACTGCAATCCGACGGAAACAACGGAAACAAGGACTACCCAGTCAGTGGCGCAACATCAAACTCATTCCTAGTCTCCTAAAGGACGCAAAACCTAAGGAAACATGGCATCATTGATCCATTTCGGATATATTGCTATTGCTGTTGCTAGCAAGGCCTAACCAAAAATGCTATCTGCAAAACCAGAGAATAGAAGGGGATGCAGTGTAGAACGCACACGGATTGCAAGATGCAAACCTGAAGATTTTTACCTTCTGAAACCCCAAGCAGGTGAAGTGACCTTACACCTGGACCGAGTCCAGAACTTCTCAAGAGAGAGGGGGAAAAAAAACCATGCTAACATGTACACCACTGAACACGCTTACCATCTAGTTACTGTGTATATTGCTTGTCCAGTGCGCTTTGACGTACATAGGATTCTTGTCAGGACATGTTGATCTCGACGCTGCCGCTCTTGGGGAACCGGCACACGGGGCACACATCGGAGACCCTCTCGCAATCTACGCACAGGCAGAGGTGGCGGCATGGCATCACCAGCACCGACGCCTCCTTCCCGCGGCACCACCTGCAGGCCCCCAGCCCGACAGTTGCCTTCGTGCTCCGGTCTCCGAGGAGGCTGGACTGAAAGAAGCCCCCGGGTGCTCCAGCGTTGAGGTTCTGGCTGGAGGCTGCGTTATCCTCCTCGCTGTCGCCAGAGCCTTCCCTTGTCAGGTTGGTGTTTTGTGCCACCACTTCCATCAGCCTGCTCTTGAGGCTGTTGGCAACCGACTGGTTGTACAGAGCAGCTGACTGCCACGACTGGACTTCCAGGGCGACTTGCCTTATCTGCTCATTGAGTTCCTTACTCTTCCTGTTCATGGCCTCCGCCTCCAGTTCCTTCTCCCTCAGCTTCTTTCCTACTGCTCGTTCGAGATTTGCCAGGAAAGATATCATCCGCCGCTGGTTCACCTCCTTCATCTGCTTGCCGATTTGCTCAGCCTGTGGGGGAAAAGGAGACACAAAGTGAGAGTGTGTTACCAGCAGAGATCAGTTGATCCAAACACAATCAGAAATGTTAATGGTTCAAAAGCCAAGTTACTCTGAACAGTTAGAAGTAAGTGATATATCACATTAGACTTTAACATAGAGAGACGAGCATATAACAATGTATACCAATGCTCTACCTACAGCCTTCGCTGAAATTATAACAGGATATCTGGTTAGCTCAACCATTCCAACATGGAACTGCACAGACAGTGTTTCCATGACGGAATGACCAGGGAAAAAAATTGTTAAACAACTACTTGGTTCATTTTATCCTTACTGTCCCATAAACAGTTAAACACCACATCTAGGATTTGAATACGAATGAAATTGCATTGAATATTACCTGAAATTTTAAGTAATAGCTaatctctttgttttctttgtcGATTTCAGCCATAAGATCATCAACAAGAGATGTCGTGGTAGGCAACGAGGACATGCTACCACTACCAGATGTGATAGACGAATTGTGCTCATCGTCCTCATAGGACAGCCTTAAACCAGTTGACACAGCACTTGGGTTGCCAAAATGTGCCAATTGATCAGCATCCTGTTGATGATAGTTGTTCAAGGACATCTGAAGCTTCAGCTGCTTCTCATTCCCTGTATCAATGTTTGTGTTCCTTGCTTGGTTCATAACAGAAAAGTGGTTGTTTCCGATGTAATTAATATAGCCAGAAGGACCAACCGCCGGGACTGCattgacaaaaaaaacaaaggtaAATGAATTTTTGTTTCAGTCAGGAAAAAATGAACGGAAGTTAATTGACATGGTAGGAAGACATAGTTCAGTTATCCAGTTTCATTGGAGCTATAGATGGTAATGTGTGGGTCTATGCTAAAGCAAGATAGCGCCACAATGAAAATGATGACTACAAGCAAGCAGGGGGTGTTTTATTGTTAAAGTTGTCAAAATGGCTCTCATCAACACTTGTGTGAGATGAAATCGTACTTGCATTACAGACATTACTAGATGGTACTGATATAACTGAATGAAAAGTGGGTATGATGGAAAATAGTGCTTGCAAATGTTGATGGCCCAAGCATTCTTGTAACAAACTTTTTAAGGAACTGTAGAACTAGTGCACCAACATTGGCTCCATCCAGGCAAATACAAGTTACCCACAAATTTGTTCTGGTCCTAGCCACAACCCAAATTAAATCATCATAGCCTCTGCTAACAAATCTGCTAGTAAAGAAATGGCTCATAGCCTCCACTATCAAATCTGCTAGTAAATAGATATGGTTCGACTCGGGAAAAATCACGCAACGACGAGTAAGCAGACGCGTTATCCATCTTACCCGCGGGGCTTCCGaacagctgcagctgcagcggcGCGGACTTGGCATTAAACAAGAACTGGTTCTGGCTCTGAATCGGATCCTCCATGGCGCCAGAGGGGTGCGAAGCGCCCAGGTGGCCACCCATCCGGAACGCCTCCCCGTCCATTCCGCTCCTCTCCTGCGACGAACGAACGTGCTGTGGATGTAAATCGCAGAAATCCCAAACCTCCAATCGCCACGCACGCAGGTACCGAGGCAGGCAGCCACGGATTTATTGTCACAACAACCAAAAAAAATCTCCCCGTAccaggaggaggccgcggcagATTATCCCccgagacgccgccgccgccctcggatCGGGGGCGAATCCGCGCCGCTCAAGTGGAACCGAACCCGCGCCGATCCGATCGCGACGATCTGATCGAAGAACGcgcgcaagaaaaaaaaaatatgaggAGCCGCGAATCCGCAATGCGATTTGGGGGCCgccgcgggcggaggcggcgggattGGGTCGGGGGAGACGGGAAGGAGCCGACGCACCGGAGcggattcgccgccgccgccgccgatgtgcCCGGTGCCGGCGCGGGGCGGATGGGATGGGGGATTTGGATTGGggactccgccgccgcggcgcgcgcgcgcgcgagagagagagggagggagggagcgttGGGAATTCCGTGATTTATTGCCTGTTTTTAATTGCGGCGAGCGCAAGCAAAAGGCCTTGTTTGGAATGCGCTCATTTTCTAGCGCGCTAGGCCATGCTAGGTCGCGCTGGGCAGAAGCTTCTAGCAGAAGCATCAGATATTTGCTATATGTACCTAAGCGGGGGGTGGGCGTGCGGCTCGGGTTGTCGGCTCGTGTACGCGAGGCCTTATGCGGGCGGGCCCAGTCTGCAGGACGCTAGGATTCTAGCACGAGATGTGTTTGGTTTGAGCTGTGGGATGGATCCAAGcatgaaccaaacaaggccaaagtTTAATGGGGGGCAGGGCGAGCCGGCGAGGAGTAGGGGTGAGGAGGAGCGCCCCTCTCCAAGCGGTTGCCACGCCCGCCCCCGAGCCACGTCACACCGGGCCCGCCGCAACGAATTTCTGTTTCGGCCGGTTGCTGGGCTGGCCCACTGCCAAAGAAACCGGGCCCCTTCGGCCCGGCGGGTCCGTCCACACGGGCTGTGCTTGATCTCCGGATGTATTTGGGCCCCGCGCTATCCGAGCtgccttcctttttctttttttgaaaactaccGAGCTGCTTTCCTCTCCATCGACGGAACGATCCATGTGAGCAGGAACTGGAAGATGCACGACTTTCCTGAGCTAGAGGTGAACAGGCAGTGAGCAAGGAacgcgtttttttttttgcatgcggCATCCGGCGCCATTGCAGCAGTAACAGAAGCAGGCAGCCGCCGGATGCAGGGCCGCCAGCGGTTTCACCGCGAGGCTCGCATTGCTTCCTTAATCCAAGCTGCAACCGCCTGGTCCGTCTCTTCAGGCTAGCCGAATTTCAGCAGAGGAACCGGGATGGGAAAGAGCAAGGGCGGTGCCGCGCGCCCTGGCATGTACAGCAGCTAGAGCTAGCACAGTACGTAGCTCGGTAGCTGTAGCTAGCTAGGGAAATACTAAACCAGAGCAGCCGGAAAAACGCCGCGAGAGAACGCGGTTCCCGTGTGGCTAGGTTGCCGGAGCACACGGAACTCGATCTGCATGCGCTGCgggccggcggaggcggccggggcTCACGCGAAGCGCGCTGCGGCACGCGGCGACTGGCAGCGGCAGTAGGAGGGAGTGGACTGGTACTGCTAGTGTGGCGATGCCTATATTGCTATACGGCCGGGCAGCTTGCGGCGGACGCTAGCTAGCTCACAAGGTTGTGGTGACATGGTCATGGTGTGGCTCCCCTTGCTAGCTGCCCCCCACTAGCTCGGCCCTCTCATCCTCAACCGGCCGCCTGATGATATTGATATAGCTGCTTGCTACGAGgttgtcgtcgtcgccgtcatCGTCCCTAGCTCTCGATCGCCGTCGTCAAGGTTGGGCGCTTGTCACCTGACCGGACCATCACCACCGGTAACCATCAGTTCATCATCGTCTGTTTCGGTTCATTGATTCGTGGATCCTCGTAGATCATCAGATGAACTCCTCAGGTTGATCAAGCTGCTTCCCTCCAACGGGCCGGGGGTCGTATTCTCGATCGACGACAGGGCAGCTGGTGGATCTCGTCGGGCGGCGCAACCAGAGGGAGGTTGGCGGGGGGTGATCAGTATGAAGTCCGAGATACTGCCTGCAGGTACGTCTGCGCATGCACTGCTCCTCCGATCCGTCCCCTTTTGCAGTTTCAATTATTTGACTGAAAAAATCGATGCGTGTGCTGTCTGTTCTCGATCAGTTCGGTTGGATCTTTGCAATCTCCTGCGCTAGTATGTACGTGCTTGCGATCTTTATCGATCGTTTCAAGTTTCGGGGATTTGTGATTTGATTGCTGAGGCTCGCATGCATGCGGATTGTtagtttccttttctttttttccccggAATTTTCGAAGTGATGGTTAAACGTGTCATGGCCATTTCAAACCAGGTCGGTCAGGCCGGGTCAAGTAAAGGTCGTCATGGCTTGAC
This window of the Panicum virgatum strain AP13 chromosome 1K, P.virgatum_v5, whole genome shotgun sequence genome carries:
- the LOC120712150 gene encoding BOI-related E3 ubiquitin-protein ligase 1-like; translated protein: MDGEAFRMGGHLGASHPSGAMEDPIQSQNQFLFNAKSAPLQLQLFGSPAVPAVGPSGYINYIGNNHFSVMNQARNTNIDTGNEKQLKLQMSLNNYHQQDADQLAHFGNPSAVSTGLRLSYEDDEHNSSITSGSGSMSSLPTTTSLVDDLMAEIDKENKEISYYLKFQAEQIGKQMKEVNQRRMISFLANLERAVGKKLREKELEAEAMNRKSKELNEQIRQVALEVQSWQSAALYNQSVANSLKSRLMEVVAQNTNLTREGSGDSEEDNAASSQNLNAGAPGGFFQSSLLGDRSTKATVGLGACRWCRGKEASVLVMPCRHLCLCVDCERVSDVCPVCRFPKSGSVEINMS